In Vicia villosa cultivar HV-30 ecotype Madison, WI unplaced genomic scaffold, Vvil1.0 ctg.001104F_1_1, whole genome shotgun sequence, a single genomic region encodes these proteins:
- the LOC131633272 gene encoding uncharacterized protein LOC131633272 yields MLVNEEENFHVVDIENNGCHRSHEEGDSGDRSEIVGVDEKQRGSDDSSESVESGESVVLDLDGVVGCDVDVKVHLDKVERDCRICHLSMDMTNHESGIPIELGCSCKEDLAAAHTHCAEAWFKIKGNKTCEICGSIAHNVAGAFEVQTTDQLNEASDPSIGPPSGPSPPIETRNFWQGHRFLNFLLACMVFAFVISWLFHFNVPS; encoded by the exons ATGTTGGTGAATGAGGAGGAAAACTTTCATGTTGTGGACATAGAGAACAATGGTTGTCACCGGAGTCACGAGGAGGGTGACTCCGGTGATAGGTCAGAGATTGTGGGAGTGGATGAAAAACAAAGAGGTTCTGATGATTCATCTGAATCTGTTGAGTCAGGTGAATCTGTGGTGTTGGATCTGGATGGTGTAGTTGGTTGTGATGTTGATGTTAAGGTGCATTTGGATAAGGTGGAGAGAGATTGTAGGATTTGTCATCTTAGTATGGATATGACAAATCATGAATCTGGGATTCCTATTGAGCTTGGATGTTCTTGTAAAGAGGATTTGGCTGCTGCTCATACACATTGTGCTGAGGCTTGGTTCAAGATTAAGGGAAACAA AACTTGTGAAATCTGTGGCTCAATAGCACACAATGTAGCTGGTGCTTTTGAAGTTCAAACGACAGACCAATTGAATGAAGCAAGTGATCCCTCTATTGGACCACCATCCGGACCTTCACCGCCGATTGAAACTCGAAATTTTTGGCAGGGACACCGGTTTTTGAATTTCCTGCTAGCATGTATGGTTTTTGCATTTGTCATATCATGGCTTTTTCACTTTAATGTCCCCTCTTGA